One part of the Olleya sp. YS genome encodes these proteins:
- a CDS encoding type IX secretion system membrane protein PorP/SprF, which produces MKKIKIYSIGILLMFSCVQIFAQQLPQFSQYMFNTISINPAYAGSRETISVVGLHRSQWVGLAGSPTTSTVSIHSPLKDEKIGLGLSVINDELGYENFVFVYGDFSYTIEVSEKTKLAFGLKAGFTHYNLDQEGFLDDPSVEIDPFFSNFTNRWNPNIGVGAYLHQNRWYVGLSAPRILNTDYNESALDPEVDYIALERVGYYLTGGYVFDLNESTKLKPSALVKVTNGAPISFDISTHILFNEKFWLGGSYRYNRDTSTIGALADFQVSPQMRIGYAYEHYITDLRPFTGGTHEILLMFEVFKPTKRVKSPRYF; this is translated from the coding sequence ATGAAAAAAATAAAAATATATAGTATTGGAATTTTATTGATGTTTAGTTGTGTACAAATATTTGCTCAGCAATTGCCACAATTTTCACAATATATGTTTAATACTATTTCTATAAACCCAGCCTATGCTGGTAGTAGAGAAACTATTAGCGTAGTTGGCTTGCATAGAAGTCAATGGGTTGGTTTAGCAGGATCACCAACCACTTCCACAGTATCTATTCATTCTCCATTAAAAGATGAGAAAATAGGACTAGGATTATCTGTAATAAACGATGAACTTGGATATGAAAATTTTGTATTTGTTTACGGTGATTTTTCATATACAATAGAAGTCTCAGAAAAAACAAAACTTGCATTTGGTTTAAAAGCTGGATTTACCCATTACAATTTAGATCAAGAAGGTTTCTTAGATGATCCATCTGTTGAAATAGATCCTTTCTTTAGTAACTTTACTAATCGATGGAATCCTAATATTGGTGTTGGTGCATATTTACATCAAAACAGATGGTATGTTGGCCTTTCTGCTCCAAGAATATTAAATACAGATTATAATGAAAGTGCTTTGGATCCTGAAGTAGATTACATAGCATTAGAACGTGTTGGGTATTATTTGACAGGTGGTTATGTTTTTGATTTAAATGAAAGCACAAAACTTAAACCTTCTGCTTTAGTTAAAGTAACAAATGGTGCTCCAATTTCCTTCGATATTAGTACACATATTTTATTTAATGAAAAGTTTTGGTTGGGTGGAAGCTACAGATATAATAGAGACACCTCTACTATTGGAGCTTTAGCAGATTTTCAAGTCTCTCCTCAAATGAGAATTGGTTATGCTTATGAACATTACATTACAGATTT